In Tribolium castaneum strain GA2 chromosome 8, icTriCast1.1, whole genome shotgun sequence, the genomic window TGTTCGAATGTTCAACGCGGATATTCCCTGGTCTGACCAGGTCAAATATCTCGGAGTCATTCTGGACACAAAACTCTCATTCGGCCCACATCTTAactacgcactcgcgaagggCAAGATGgccacgggaatgctgagatctctcgtatgtcggaggagcgcgttgtcaattgacaacaagctcttgttgtacaaatcagttatccgacctaccatgacttatgcttctgtggcttgggcgttcgcgccctgtaagactcgaatgcataagttacaaaccttccaaaacaaatttctccgtcaagcattcaacgccccgtggtttgttcgcaacaaccaattgcaccgagaggcgaagatgccgacgatggagaaattcttccgtgagaccgctgagcgagccttttcgaaggcggaagcccacccgaaccccctggtccgagaggccgttgactacgacgaaaacgatccgtccagatgcaagaggccaaggatggctctcttgtgatcgaaaatgccttctcacttagatcttccgaatctggtaagcatcaaatgtcattgccacatttatctgtcgcagctcttttcagattccatcaaatggatcacttcgggggaatccccggagcgcACTCTTCTTTCcttctggcgccatgcaaaccggcatggctgcccagcgtgcgttcaggGATGAAGGaccagacctagtctggtttgcgtaaaagcatttcccctctccaaaaaaaaaatgttagataGTTCGGTCTTAGAACTCACAGACAGTTCAGTTATAGAACTTATTGTTCCTGAATTGTAGTGTGGTGAATAAACTGTCCTTCATTAGTGAAGTGTTTCTTATTCCCACACACTCTACATTATCAATTAAATATAcatttctcttttaattatcaaaatatatttttttctttttcaaccACTGCAACAATAGCTTTAAACACCAGAGCCCCTCCCTATTTAGCGGATTTGGCCATGATGGCCATTCCCCCATATCTCTGGGAGGAACCAACCCTCCTTGTAGTTGTGATAGTTTGAATGACATAGTTATATCATTCCTATTCATTATACTTATTCTACCTAACTATTtggttttgaaataaaattttatatcaatagttccttaaaattttctttttctttcacctttactaaaaaaaaatatgggtgAGAAATTGGGTATTTTTCTCGCAACGACGAGATGGCGAGACGAAACATTAATAGACAAAcccacttgttttttttttcgtagttTGGGTTAGATAATTCTTTGGTGGAtcatatttcttttttaactgGTGTACTCATTCTCATCTGAACAATTGTTTCTCCAAATCCAACacataatttcttttaaatatcTCTGTGATTTAAATTACTGCTTCACCTAAATTCATCATGTCTGGTGGTAAGTGCACAATTACTAGTTctccatatttttattttatttcaacttttaaattaaatatttttattttttcttcgattaaatcaattttgagttagaaaaatgaatttatattcaatttttcaaccTTCATTATTTactccaaatatttttgatgtACTTTATTTAgcttataataaaataaattctcagccctgattttttttcttatttttagtGAGAACGGCTGGTTATTGGGGGGATTTGCCGTATGATATGATGTCAATCATAGGCCTCCTCGATGATTTTGAGACCAATGCCGCCCTAAATGTACTACCCCAGGCCCTTTTGGAGGTTATAGAAGAGTTATCTCAATCGCCACCACTCCGAATCCCGAACCTACACCGGGTCAATGGGAGATGTATTTTATTCCCCTCCACAACGTGGTTGTGGGGTGGGAATACAGGGTCAGGCAACATTATCGCGCACTTCAGAAAATCGCTACttcaaatgaaatgaaaatcctgaaattttacacaccagTCTGTACATTGATAAGGACCCTTcccgatttttattaaatttttttgttaataaataaagttgtagcagttttttgagtttttgggcTCTAACTCAGAATTTAACTTCAAAGTTTTTTGACTAAGTGAATCCCTACCTGCtaaatctaaaatataaaCATCTTTGACTTAATCATTTCTATCTACCTGCTCATGCGGGAGCCAATTCGACCCTCACCCGgaaaccaattcgaccatcacctTTTAGAGAATTATACTTATAAAGATTAACgagaaccaattcgaccaccCAACCTTCCAACAGTTGTaaatcttttacaatcttaccccaattacagatcacattgtcacctaaatttacgacgccacaagtagcaactcataaatatttcataagtatttctttcaaattcAGAATTTGACTTTGTTATGTATGTAAGGGGGTTTATGCGTAGTAGTACAGCATAACACATAACAcatgaatttattaaatcaaatgATTACATTCTCAAAACACATATCGTAATTAACATGTCACTCCACTCGTTCTTCTCGtattatgcaaccaacataACACTCTTCCCCTCGTAGgagtttatttacaaattgagACGGTCCACTGGCTTCCTGATACGGGTAGATCGTCTTAATGTCAAGGTTCCTGATTCGTTGACGATAACCGGCTGTTCCGGTTCAGGAACTAAAACTGGTGTTGATTCCGAAATGGGTCGGGGCAATTCTTCCGTTTCAACGGTGGGAAGTTCTTGGTTCGGTTCTTTATTGTCAATTTCCGAATCCACAGGAATTCCTTGAAAGGGAATTGGTCCATTGTAAGGTAACAATTGATCGACGTGTCTCCGTTGAATACGTCCATCCACACACACCTCGTAATTCAAATTCCCGTTCCTCGTCACAATCGTCCCGTATTtccatttttggtttttgtctCCGTAATGTCTGCATAAAACCGTATCGTTCTCTTCGAACGACCTATCTTTCTTGTCCCCTGGCAATTTAGCTTCTTGCATCTCCGGCGATAACTCCAGCTTGACTAAATCAATTCTTGTACGAATGTTTCTTTTAAATATGAGTTCTGCCGGACTAACCCCTGTAGTTATGTTTGGTGTCTTCCGGTTTTGCATCAAAAATCTTGATAATTTAAGGTGAAGATTTCCCCTTTCCCACTGCATAGAACGTAAGCTTTTCTTTACAGTTTGAACGTATCTCTCTGCTTGTCCGTTAGTGGCTGGATGATATGGTGCAATCAGTTTATGCTTGATTCCGTTCATTTTAAGAAAGTCTTCGAATTCTTTTGATATGAAGTTACTGCCATTGTCTGACACTACAGTGTATGGTAATCCAAAACGAGCAAATGTTTCACGAAGAATGTTAATTGTCGTATTTGCGGTCATATTCGACGTTGGAAATACCTCAATCCATTTGGTGTAAGAATcaacgataataaaaaaatacgtattCAGAAATGGTCCCGCGTAGTCGATATGTATCCTCTGCCATGGAACTATGGCGTAATCCCATGGATGATAATTTGTCTTCGGTGGGTTGTTTCGAAATCGGCTGCAGCTCAAACATTCTTTTGCTATTCTTTCAATATCGAGATCAATCAACGGCCACCACACGTGACTGCGTGCTAGGGCTTTCATCTTAACAATTCCTATGTGAGCTGCATGTATTTCTTCCAGTATATACTTGCGTAATGACTTTGGAATTGCCACACGAATACCTTTAAACAGACATCCGTCTTGAATCGAAAACTCAGATTGCGGATAATTCTTCGGAAGTGGTTTCCCTGTCTGTAATGCTAGAATTATGTTCCGAATTTCTGGACATTTTAatgattctttttttatctGCTTCCTTGTAATGGGTAAGAATTCTAACTgacttatttgaaatattgctgcATCATCCCTTTTATCCGTCGTACTTGGTAAAGATGATCTTGAAAAATAATCGACATTACTGTGTTCTTCAG contains:
- the LOC100142350 gene encoding uncharacterized protein K02A2.6; its protein translation is MKALARSHVWWPLIDLDIERIAKECLSCSRFRNNPPKTNYHPWDYAIVPWQRIHIDYAGPFLNTYFFIIVDSYTKWIEVFPTSNMTANTTINILRETFARFGLPYTVVSDNGSNFISKEFEDFLKMNGIKHKLIAPYHPATNGQAERYVQTVKKSLRSMQWERGNLHLKLSRFLMQNRKTPNITTGVSPAELIFKRNIRTRIDLVKLELSPEMQEAKLPGDKKDRSFEENDTVLCRHYGDKNQKWKYGTIVTRNGNLNYEVCVDGRIQRRHVDQLLPYNGPIPFQGIPVDSEIDNKEPNQELPTVETEELPRPISESTPVLVPEPEQPVIVNESGTLTLRRSTRIRKPVDRLNL